In the Drosophila takahashii strain IR98-3 E-12201 chromosome 3R, DtakHiC1v2, whole genome shotgun sequence genome, one interval contains:
- the ash2 gene encoding set1/Ash2 histone methyltransferase complex subunit ASH2 isoform X2: MASSFPDEESALSKNNRQKRKFPGTDSGPTGKKGRPSSDITANVKLPPHGYPLEHPFNKDGYRYILAEPDPHAPFRQEFDESSDWAGKPIPGWLYRTLVPHSVLLALHDRAPQLKISEDRLAVTGERGYCMVRATHSVNRGCWYYEITIEEMPEGAATRLGWGREYGNLQAPLGYDKFGYSWRSRKGTRFTESHGKHYSEAYVEGDTLGFLIELPEEATLDYLPNTFKDRPLVKFKSHLYYEDKDKITETLKNLHILQGSRIEFFKNGQSQGVAFEDIYAGSYFPAISIHKSATVSVNFGPAFKYPEVLGEHKAKGMHDRVEELITEQCLADTLYLTEHDGRLRLDNMGL, translated from the exons ATGGCGTCATCTTTTCCGGACGAGGAGT cTGCCCTGTCCAAAAACAATCGacagaaaagaaaattccCCGGCACGGATTCAGGACCCACGGGCAAGAAGGGTCGTCCCAGTTCCGATATCACGGCCAATGTGAAGCTCCCACCACATGGCTATCCCCTGGAGCACCCCTTCAACAAAGACGGCTATCGTTATATACTAGCCGAACCGGATCCACATGCTCCATTTCGCCAGGAGTTCGACGAGAGCTCTGACTGGGCTGGAAAACCCATTCCCGGATGGCTGTACCGCACCCTGGTGCCCCATTCTGTGCTCCTAGCGCTACACGATCGGGCTCCGCAGCTCAAGATAAGCGAGGATCGACTGGCTGTGACGGGAGAAAGAGGATACTGCATGGTCCGGGCCACACACT CTGTGAACCGGGGATGCTGGTACTACGAGATTACCATAGAGGAGATGCCCGAGGGAGCTGCCACGCGTCTGGGTTGGGGCAGGGAGTACGGCAACCTGCAGGCTCCGCTGGGTTACGACAAATTTGGTTACTCCTGGCGATCTCGCAAGGGCACAAGGTTCACCGAGAGCCATGGCAAGCACTACAGTGAGGCCTATGTGGAGGGCGACACCTTGGGATTTCTAATAGAACTGCCCGAGGAGGCGACACTCGACTATCTGCCCAATACATTTAAAGATCGG CCCCTGGTCAAGTTCAAGTCGCATTTGTACTACGAGGACAAGGACAAGATCACAGAGACGCTAAAGAATTTGCACATACTGCAGGGCAGTCGCATTGAGTTCTTCAAGAACGGCCAGTCGCAGGGCGTGGCCTTCGAGGATATCTACGCCGGAAGCTACTTTCCGGCCATTTCGATTCACAAGAGTGCCACGGTGAGCGTGAATTTTGGACCCGCCTTCAAGTATCCCGAGGTGCTCGGCGAACACAAAGCCAAGGGG ATGCACGATCGCGTGGAGGAGCTGATCACAGAGCAGTGTTTAGCCGACACCCTTTACCTCACTGAACATGATGGGCGCCTGCGCCTGGATAACATGGGCCTTTAA
- the ash2 gene encoding set1/Ash2 histone methyltransferase complex subunit ASH2 isoform X1 — translation MEDIQMDTSSPTESSSEVNFNAEEEKSQETRAAAGVCYCGKERNLNIVELLCATCARWVHESCVSYQLGKGKLLPFITNYVFVCKNCSASGLESFRKSQATISQMCHCAIANMQQAASRDGRRQIQFSKDKEIIPYIEQYWEAMTTMPRRLTQSWYSTVQRSLVKDVHTLFTYEEHTEHGSMYGLFHQDLRIIKPNYESMSKSGALRLTDDGYTQAALSKNNRQKRKFPGTDSGPTGKKGRPSSDITANVKLPPHGYPLEHPFNKDGYRYILAEPDPHAPFRQEFDESSDWAGKPIPGWLYRTLVPHSVLLALHDRAPQLKISEDRLAVTGERGYCMVRATHSVNRGCWYYEITIEEMPEGAATRLGWGREYGNLQAPLGYDKFGYSWRSRKGTRFTESHGKHYSEAYVEGDTLGFLIELPEEATLDYLPNTFKDRPLVKFKSHLYYEDKDKITETLKNLHILQGSRIEFFKNGQSQGVAFEDIYAGSYFPAISIHKSATVSVNFGPAFKYPEVLGEHKAKGMHDRVEELITEQCLADTLYLTEHDGRLRLDNMGL, via the exons ATGGAGGACATCCAAATGGACACCAGCTCGCCCACGGAGTCCAGCTCCGAGGTGAACTTCAATGCGGAGGAGGAGAAATCGCAGGAAACGCGAGCCGCCGCCGGCGTTTGTTACTG CGGCAAAGAACGCAACCTGAACATTGTGGAGCTGCTTTGCGCCACCTGCGCCCGCTGGGTGCACGAGTCCTGCGTTTCCTACCAACTGGGCAAGGGCAAACTGCTGCCCTTCATCACCAACTATGTGTTCGTCTGCAAGAACTGCTCCGCCAGCGGATTGGAGAGTTTCCGCAAGAGTCAGGCCA CTATATCCCAGATGTGCCACTGCGCCATTGCCAACATGCAGCAGGCGGCTTCCCGGGATGGACGTCGGCAGATCCAGTTCAGCAAGGACAAGGAGATCATCCCGTACATCGAGCAGTACTGGGAGGCCATGACCACCATGCCGCGCCGGCTCACCCAGTCCTGGTACAGCACCGTCCAGCGATCCCTGGTCAAAGATGTGCACACCCTGTTCACCTACGAGGAGCACACGGAGCACGGCTCCATGTACGGACTCTTCCACCAGGATCTGCGCATCATTAAGCCCAATTACGAGAGCATGAGCAAGAGCGGCGCCCTGCGACTCACCGACGATGGATATACTCAAG cTGCCCTGTCCAAAAACAATCGacagaaaagaaaattccCCGGCACGGATTCAGGACCCACGGGCAAGAAGGGTCGTCCCAGTTCCGATATCACGGCCAATGTGAAGCTCCCACCACATGGCTATCCCCTGGAGCACCCCTTCAACAAAGACGGCTATCGTTATATACTAGCCGAACCGGATCCACATGCTCCATTTCGCCAGGAGTTCGACGAGAGCTCTGACTGGGCTGGAAAACCCATTCCCGGATGGCTGTACCGCACCCTGGTGCCCCATTCTGTGCTCCTAGCGCTACACGATCGGGCTCCGCAGCTCAAGATAAGCGAGGATCGACTGGCTGTGACGGGAGAAAGAGGATACTGCATGGTCCGGGCCACACACT CTGTGAACCGGGGATGCTGGTACTACGAGATTACCATAGAGGAGATGCCCGAGGGAGCTGCCACGCGTCTGGGTTGGGGCAGGGAGTACGGCAACCTGCAGGCTCCGCTGGGTTACGACAAATTTGGTTACTCCTGGCGATCTCGCAAGGGCACAAGGTTCACCGAGAGCCATGGCAAGCACTACAGTGAGGCCTATGTGGAGGGCGACACCTTGGGATTTCTAATAGAACTGCCCGAGGAGGCGACACTCGACTATCTGCCCAATACATTTAAAGATCGG CCCCTGGTCAAGTTCAAGTCGCATTTGTACTACGAGGACAAGGACAAGATCACAGAGACGCTAAAGAATTTGCACATACTGCAGGGCAGTCGCATTGAGTTCTTCAAGAACGGCCAGTCGCAGGGCGTGGCCTTCGAGGATATCTACGCCGGAAGCTACTTTCCGGCCATTTCGATTCACAAGAGTGCCACGGTGAGCGTGAATTTTGGACCCGCCTTCAAGTATCCCGAGGTGCTCGGCGAACACAAAGCCAAGGGG ATGCACGATCGCGTGGAGGAGCTGATCACAGAGCAGTGTTTAGCCGACACCCTTTACCTCACTGAACATGATGGGCGCCTGCGCCTGGATAACATGGGCCTTTAA